The DNA window agtttcttgtcggttattctatcgcatatattgaaattaacttcaaatacatgttaTTCCAGCACTTTAATAAATAAAGGTGCTGAAACTAGAAGAAACTTATCTCCAAAGAAACCTCTCAACGCGAGGATtccgaatatataatttgtttcacaTTTGGATAACGTTTCGCGGTGATTCCGTACAAAAGAAATCGATTTCCCTCTTTCTCTCTAGAAGCTTCAGCAAAAGGATGAAGAAATCTGTACAAAAACTCATCCTTATCATCTTTATAACGTGTGCTACAGAGGTattcgtgcatatgcacgaccaaactcgcgcatatgcgtgcataGTTCTGCCCGCGCGCGCAGTTCTGCGTGGGTGCGCGCCTTGCTTTGTCCGAAACGCTATTTTATGTTTCGAATTTGCAAAAGTGGTAAACATGAGAGTTGTAGATCTAAGTCGTGGCTTTCATTTGCCACCAATCTCACTCAATTTGAATATGGGATGTTAGAGTTATGCTCATTCTCTCAAAATGTGTCAGTGCAAGAACTGCAACGCACATGATACACTTTCGGGATACTTTTGCCCTATTTTCTAatggatttggacaaaactcaaaacatgaaagttttaGTACTATGTACTAGCTTTCTAATGGAATTGGTCTCATACCATTTGGACTAATACTCAGATGATTATGTCAAAAATCGTAACATGTGTCACTTTTTTGTCGCGGTTCAACATACTTTTCAAGCACAAATCACTTTCTAatacaatctctcatcctcACCACCTATTTTCTCACtttcattgtcataatatacatcatacatgtaatcacatgacaatttcatgaattatcgataaccaacataagatttacgataatacgatacacggtctgTACACCACCACGCAAAATACCATCTTGTGCAAAaacgtaaaacttgtgtttgtagtctttgacacacagacgttaaacaaATGTTGACTGGGAGGTTATGTCTACAGTCtaaactaggagttcagttaggcagtgggtaaatcctaagctgggtggatttgtacaaagtgttgtataaattaaagtcttctagtggatcctacgcGAGGTGGTCGAAGGGGTGGCGTATGACTAGTTGAAGTCTCCGGACATCCATAatcatatcttgtgtattaaaTTTAACTGTGTcttaaactgatttgatcagttcagctgatatcAGTTTGACTAAATCCATAGCTGAACTGATAGAAGCCAGAAATGATTCCACGTATTTCAGTCGATCAGTTTACACAAGTATTTAGATTTCAAAATCATTCAGtttttcttaacgaatgattacttcgagtattttccgcttggtttctaacaaaactcgatctaattcatcggtgtatacatTCTTAAAATACAAGCTATTGCAgttcattgagaatattgtgtttgaagcactcTCAAAGGTGCCCGAACCGAtccatcagcaaagttattaaAAATTAGAAAAAGTCAATATTTCAACATCATCTCATCATCGAATGAACATAACATGAAATGAAGTTATCAAGTTCATCATACTAGGGGTGGGAATGGGTCGGGTTTTTCGGGTTTCGGGTAGTTCGGATCTGGTATCCGATTTTTTCGGGTAGCATTTTTATTACCCGAAATCGATTCGATTCTGGACACTACCCGCGTTTTCGGGTACCTGATAAGGTCGGGTTCGGGTTTTGTTTTTTTgacaaaataacattttttccCAGGACTGCTGCTCACAATCATCGACCTTCGTTCCAAGTAAAGGTCAATAATTGCGGTGTTTAGGAATGAGAAACGTACATGTACAGCTTTGGAAAAGAATGTAATAATTGATTAACTCTGGTGCAACTTTTTCCAATTTATTAAACTGGATCGGTCCAATTATAAtcccatatatattttttatttttaaaaaataatcggATACCCGAGGATAGCAACTCTATATCTGAACCCAATCCGACTAAAATATAGTCGAGTTCGAGTAGTACCCCAACCCTACTACTTACTCGATTTTACTCTAAAATTGCACCCGATCTGCCGATTGCCCACCCCTACATCATACCATTGTACACGCTCTTATCATCCAacctttaaataatataatataagatATATTAGCCATGTTTTTAGCCATATGCGTTTCaaaaactataaaaaaaaatcgaaaatcatTGTTAAACTCTAATTTTATTACTGTCAGTCAATATTTAAGTATTAAAATAACTCATCACACgataaatgttaaattattagTCGGATGTAATATGATTTTGgaagtaaaaaaatattttatatatatatatatatatatatatatattatataaaataagtgGTTAAATGACTTGACTCCGAATTAGTTGGGTCTAATGTCCACATTTTCATTAACAAGGTAACTTTCATTGAACAATCTATTTGGTGATCATATTCTTTGATCCCTCCACATATGAAACCATTGTCTCACTGTGACACATTAACAATttggcaaaaatttatgtgagaccgtctcacggatcttatttgtgagacagatctcttatttgggtcacccatgaaaaagtatcactttttatgctaagagtattacttttttattgtgaatatgagtaggattgacccgtctcacaaattatgatccgtgagacggcctcatatgagactcactctaatattttttgttttttgttatttATCTCGGACGAGCttgtaatatatataatttattttataaatttaatttatagaCTATTACGTTAACTAGATTATTTGATACAGGTATGTATAGCGGATtacattttctttattttattttatgttatttatttttaactCTATTTATTAATTTCAAAGAGAAATAAAATGAGCTCAGAAAAAACGCCTCTCACTCTCCACCCACTGATTTCTTGGAAAAATTCCAGAGAAGAAAAGGAGAAATAGCTGAAGAAAATCAATCATCCGATCGCCTGTTCTTCTCAATTGGAGGTTTTATTCATGACCCAtctcatatatttttattattttttgctgtttttcttttgtttgtgaATATTTGTTAGCTGAATTTTACTGATTTTTTGCATTTGATGTCacgattttgttaattttttgttGGAACAACGTGGGATGAGATCGAAAATATGGAAAATGGGGATCTTTACTACAAGATGTTGAATCTTattttttgttgatttttttcttttgcCAATAAATTTGGGatgttgtttctcaattttttggATCCATGATTCTGCTGCCTGTATTtctcttgaaattatgattgatATGGCAGTATCCCATTATTGCTTTTTCTCATAAaccttctttctttttttccttttaatgTAAGTTAATGATGCTAGCTGCACTATTTAACTTTTCAATGCTTTTGAGTGTTTTAACAATTTTGCATCAATATACTGTTTAGAGATAATTCTTTATTTTTCTTATCATTTGCAGATTTGGCAGAATGTTTCAGCATCCGGTGGTATCGTGAGCCTAGCAGCAAATATGCAAGAGGAAAGAAGTACCTTCAATTCCTTTCCGGAAACAATTGATTTGAATCAAGGATCTTTTCCCAATAATACGTCCATAGATTATCCATCTTCTTGGGATAACATGGTAAATCCCGTTGAAAATCGATTACCAAATTATATGTTTGCATCCAGTGATGAAAACATTAGATGCACGAATGACACCAACAATTGTGGTCAGAGGTTTTGTGGTTGGGAATGTGGTGAATCCAGCTCCAGTACAAAAAATCTGCAAGACCAAGCTTCCAGTGATGATCCCAAAACAAGGCTTGGACGTCGGCCCTCTTTTCCTGATTATTTTGCTGCAAGATCCGAAGATAAGTCCTTTGAACAATCTCATATCTGTAGTGCCGGTTATGTTGGAAATCAAGTAGATGGCAGGTGCTTGAGTGCTCGAAATTACAACTCAAATTGTGGTTCGCTGAAAGTAAGTTCAAACCATGAATATGTGAGAGAGAGCGGTAGTTATATCAAGTTAGGATCAAGCCCACCTCATATTCAATACCCTTGTAGCCTTACAGACACTCAGCATATTCATAATTTCAATGCTTCTTCCAGTCACGTAGGATCTTCTGTAGGTGATTCAAGTATGTACATGGAAAATAATGAAACATCAGGACCGTGTTTCAGTACTTGGGGGACATCTTGCAAGAGAAAAGCTATTGAAGGTACTTCTGGACAGTCTTACCATGGTGGAAGTTCAAGCACCAACCAGCGAATGGAGGAAATGATGATGCATTCGGTTTCAGGATGTTACAAAGATCCAGGAAATTTAGGTATAGCATCTGGCCCACTGAACTTGTCTCAACTTAATGACCCCGAGCAGCTAAATCCAAGTGATGGTGTTGGTGTTAATGTTGGTGTTAATAGAGCATCCCCTGCATTTTTCCCTTCTCCGAGAATTCCAACAAGTGAACAATGCCCTGCCATAAATTTCTCTGTCACATCAAACCTTGAACACTGTGAGTCAGATCCACTTGAAACATCTAGAGGCACTTCTGCAAGGCATTCTAGTGTGCATTCTTCCCAGCTGCTATCGCGACCTATCTTGAGCACTAATTCGTTGGAATTGAGGTCACCATTTGAACTACCGTTGAATCCGACCAATATCCcatatcaatctcattcaatGCACTTAAATGAGGTTAGGGGCCTGCCATCGCATCCATGGAGGGAATCTACTTTACTAGATGGTGGTTCATCGAGTTCTTCTGTGGTCTTTGGAGAAAGAGGATCTGGAGCTAATGCTAGGAGTTCTTATAGAACTAATTCCGAGCTTCCCATGATTTTTCCTGCACCTGAGACAAGAAATTATTTTCATGATCAAATCGATTGGAGTTTTGCTCCTGGAACTTCAACATCACCTAGAAACCATTCTTCTGGATCACGGAGTGGTCCCAGTTCTGGTGGCCCGGATTCTTCTGGAGCCTGGTTGCCTCATCTAAACATGGCTTCGCAAATTGGTCAACGATTGTCAGAAGTCGCAGTCGCTCCCTGGATTCCTTTTCTTAACATTGACTCTGATTCTGAAACTCAGAGAAGTCACTCTGCCCTTTTTCCTTCTGCATCTTCATCCTCACATGAAGCAGCATCGACCAGTCGGGCACAGCATCAACCCAATCAAAGGTCAGCATCATTCTTAACGGATATTCCAGATGATGATACTAGTCGAAGGCGTGCTTTAGCCACCGTCGATAGGAGACATAGATTGGTATGTTTGCTCTGTTGAAATTTTAGCACATTTAAAATGTTTAGGCCAGTGTATAACAGATTACAAGCTTTCAAGTTTTGAAAATTTATGTGAGGAAGAACCTCATGAGCTCGTAACACATTGCTCTACCCTGAAATCCTTAGAAACTCTGACGATGGCTAATAACTCCAGAGTAGCAATACTTGATACTGTAGTTTAATGCTGCCATAAATTTTGTATGTCGAGAATCAGTACCATTCAGTTTTAAATGCTTATCAATGTGATGCGTGGGCTTCACAGTAGCTTGCTCTAGTTGTAAACTAAGTTGATAGAGTTGAGAGCTTTGCCTGGTTTTCATCCTATAGCAAGGATTTTATCTACATTACTAAGCATCACATGCATATGAACATGTTACGTATTTGgggatttgataaattttgttTGCCTATTGTTTTCACTCCGTTCAGCCTTTTGTTTTGAAACATTGACTAACCAAAATCATTTATGACCGCATTATGATATGTTTGATCTGGATAAATTAGTCTTCAGGACTTGTTGAGTGGCTTGGCTACACCAGCTATCAGTTTCAAGGGTTAAACTAGAATATTCTCTATATCTTATTTGTGCATATGCTTTCACCAAGAGCAGCATTATGACTCTCTACTCTTGAAAGAACGGCAAATTGTAATGAAAATTGCAATCTAGTGTGGAACAATAAGCAAGATAGTTGaatattaaaagaatatcttATTAATGTTAAATTTAGGACTAGAATGCTTAGTAGTTTTGGTAGTATGTTGATTTATAAAGTGTTAGaaatcaaataatatattttagaaTCAGATTTGATATCATTAATACAAGCAATCAAACAGGCTTTGCGTGTgtgaaaatatgaaataattttttttatatcttttaATTAACTCTTAATTAACTTATTTAAAAAGTTTGACTGACTGCTCTACCCATTGCTGATTGGTGAGAGATACTCGATGTTATGAATAGGTCGCTGAATTTTTACATCATCAATATCCTAGTAAAAAGAAATTATATTTATGGAATATATTCCTTTAAGATTTCCTACTTCTGTGTTATTAAAGATATGTTCAATATAACATTCTCTAGATGCTAATGAATAGAGTCTGTCAGTTTGCTGGAAAACAACCTTGTTCTTTGAGGCAACATTTGTTACTCTTAAGTTAATTGTCTTGTTACACAGTCTACTTTTATTTTCAGATCCGTCAAGTCTTGAATGCAATGCGGAGGAGTGTCCACTTGCAAGCTGAGGTTTGTTTTGGATATTTCAGATGGTTCAGAATTTAGAAATGCTGGAATTGTTGATATGCTCTTTGGCCTTAGAAATATGTGACTGCATTAACCTGTTCTTACAATAAACTGAAATGATGCTTATCTTCATGTTATATACATACAAGTGTAGCTtctatttcattaaattatagAAAATAGACATTCATAATTTAATCTTATTTGGGACTTCAATCTTTTCATCTGACTATAATAATTATGCTTCTCGCTTTGTTTCCATAGATATAGGTGTGCACAAACTGGGATATTGTAATCCCGCTCTATTTCGCTGACTTACATTCCTGATTGTTGGATAAATATTTGTGTAGCCCCTTTCATATTTTTTCCTGTTTTCTGCATTGTTTGATTCTGTAATTTAATACTCTTTTTGATAAAGAAGTTGTAGCATGCAATATGTTATCGCGAGACCTAAGAACTCACAGGGGATATATGATCGGTAGCCTGACTATTGATATAAAAGACGCCAACCTTTCCTTTTCAGGATTACATGCTTATTGACCCTTTTGTAAATGGGTTTGTTGAGTTGCATGATCGATACAGAGATATGAGACTTGATGTTGACGATATGTCTTATGAGGTACATTTTGTCAAATTAACCATCCCATGTGCCTCAAGTTACCATTTTGCAAATGAACGGGTTTACATGGGCTATTACTGTTTACTCCATATGTTACAGGAACTGTTGGCTTTGGAGGAAAGAATTGGGAATGTCAGCACAGGTCTGGATGAAGAAAAGATTTCGAGCTCCATGCAACAAAAAATATATGAAGCTACTACAGTTTCACCAAACTTGGAGCCATGCTGTATTTGTCAGGTTAGAACTTAGAACCATGTCTTGAGTAGGGCCCTGCAAATGAGGCTTCGCCATATGAACTCATTTATCAACTAATGGCGCCCATCATTGTCTTAAGATTATAACTCACTCTAAGTTATTAGGAATCAGCTATAAAACTCTATAAAAATTTCAATTTCTTCTACAAATCGATGCATGATAATGGAATCATCCATGTTAATGAAgattttcattttttctttgGAATGATCAGGAAGGTTACGTTGCCGGAGATGGTATTGGGATATTGGACTGTGGGCACGATTTTCATACCATTTGCATCAAACAATGGCTAATACTGAAGAATATTTGCCCCGTCTGTAAAATGACAGCATTAGGAACTTGAGGTCAAAACGAGTTTGAACGGGGATCGCCCTCGTTTTCTGTGGCCATGTGTTCCTACTTCTTAGATCCTGTTACTTATGAACTGAAATCTCGGGCTTAAAGAATGAAAAGGGTGCATTTACAGGTAATGAATAATAAAGAAGCCATGTACACTTTGATACATGACTTGTATGATGTATCTCTGTCCTTTATGCAACTCTTTTGTATTCCTTCAACAATAAAAAGTTTATTTGAATATTGGACTGGAAAATATATGGGGGATATATTGCATTTTGCACACCTTGAGGTTTTAGTTATTTGCCCACATGTTATTTGCATTTCTATAAATGTTTTTgtacaaaataattaattaattgcatAAAATAGTATTAAAACATATATTTACTGGTCGATAATTTCATTATATACAATTTTGACGTGTTTAAATTTACATTAACAGCAGGGATAATTTGGAAAAAGTAAAGAAATTGAGGGAGTAGTCTCTTAAAAGtgaacaaataaaaataatgagcTTCTACTTATTTTAAGAAAAGAATCTCAAAATtggaaaattaaatttaatgtttAGCTTGTTTCAAGATTCATAGCTTCtgtgaaaaaaattattgagataataaaatctATAATTTGGAAATATAACATCTTCTCCGCATGCTTGCAAGCATTTGTCCACGTTTGCCTAGATTTTTTCaacctaaataattattttaatttttaattattacttATGCTAAGATTAATAGttatatttataaattcaaaGCATAGATAAGAACAGTAGTCAGTTAATATATTTCGATAATTTTCAgaatttttttatggaaaaaatAGATTTTATTATATCTTTTATCAAGTGAAATAAGGGATATTTTTTTTCGTTTAAATAAAACGAGCAGTAAATAGATACATTTGAATTGGATAAAGAATCCTAGAACCACCTTATTTCTCTCCTACCTTTGGTATCCAGTATTtttatatgacaaaaacttgtgtgagacgatctcacgggtcgtatttgtgagacggatctcttatttgggtcatccatgaaaaaatattactttttatgctaatagtattacttttattgtgaatatggataggattgacccgtctaacagattatgatccgtgagacagtctcacatgagactcactctttttatAAAACATAATTTTCAAACAACGgagaaattataattttagtcTTGTATGTTTGTATTTTAAGATTTGGATAATTTATAGTTTCGGATTTCAAACAAAATtagatatttttcaatttttgacaattttaattatttttgcaaGATAATGTTTATACGATATTGTATACACAAGTTTCACGTTGAAGTCACGTAAATATTGTATTGGTGTCATATCAACGACATACTATATGAATGACagctttttgaaaaaaaatataaaaaactaaaatcGCAAAAAACTAAAATTGCAACATTCCGATTGGTGTATCAAGTCTTTATTTAGTCATCGAATTGCCGATGAATTATTGAACACCTTCAATCCACACGAATAATGGTTTTTTTTCCCCAATAAAAAAAAAGTAGGAGTGGAGCCAAGACAGGAGTTGAATGTATGCCACGTAATCAATAGGGCATTCAAGAAGAGCCAAAAGGCACAAAACGACAGAGTTTCATGATTACAGAAACGCCAGCATTTCCAAAATTCAACAACCATAAACCCATTCTGCCAAAACGACAACCCCCTTGTCACTATACGTCACGCCTCAGACAACTAACAAATACTACTtctataattattaaataaaaattattatcaatgcgactattattttattagtgTTAGGCTGTGTTTGGTTCGAGTGATTAGGAGGGATTGATTATTTTATCCTACCTAGTCAGTCGTTTGGTTcgcgtgattatttaaccaagtcaatacctcctatgaatgattagatTATATTAGATggtttaaaataatacctcctcaccctctaggattatttatccaaatCTTAATCCTTCctattttccaattttacccttctcctatatccaaactcaccaccacttcccgccatGACCGCCGCCACCGGCCACCGCCTGCCGCCGCCCCGCCGCCGCCAGACCACCACCGGCCGTCGCCGGTAGACCACCCACAGCCGGCGTCGCTGCCACCCACCGTCGACGTCGACGGCCGCCAGACCACCCACCGGCGGCGTCGCCGGCCGTCGCCGCAAGACCACCCACCGCCGGCGTCGCCGCCGGACCGCCGCCGTCGCCAGCCCGCCGCCGTCGCCGCCGGagtggaagaaaaaaaaagaaaggacaattttgtcctttcatcaaaaaattcaaaattatctcacacttaaaaatcataccaaacataacaCCATATAATACATTCCTacaacaatcattttctttatcatttacttactaatcattagtttattttatcctccAAACCAAACGCAGTCTTAgagaattaaaaataaattaggaATATACGAGTGGTTTCAGGATTTTAATTtggcaaaattttaaatttttgaattttattcaaTAGTGATTGcatgtaattttttatttttatttttttaaaatcaacaaatatGTACCAGAAAATATGAATCTTCAGTTAGAAAATTGATggattcaatttattttgatttgtTAATAATAATGCTATAACTTTATTAGATTAAATATACTTActacaagaatttaaaatactttaataattatatatatacttactataagactttaaaatattttaataatatatatatatatatatatttatttatttaaagtagTTTATTATAATCTAATGGAAGAATATGTGAGAAAATTGCAGTTTGGATTGTTGGATTGTGATTttggtattttatatatatttttcaatttttatattatatgttataattatttttctttatatttTGGTCATTTTTCATCGCTACGTTCTAATCaacattttttataaaaaaaatgactAGAATTGCCAACAGTCAAAATATATAAGGCTAAAACTCAATTTAAACTATATAGCActgattcaaaatttcaaattgaAACAAACTGAAAAGGCGAAAATTACAATTACCAAAATATTCGAAATttttttagaagactttataaTTCGCATAAAAGAAATTCAGCCTCCTAATGTATTTTTTAAGTTACGAGTGAAATGATGATCAAATATCCAAAAATTTAGATAAAGACAAAacattattaataatttatagatataataaatatagacaaaaacttgtgtgaaacagttttacgggtcatattttgtgagacatgtatcttatttgggtcatccatgacaaattattattttttatgctaagagtattacattttattgtgaatatcgttaggatttcacagataaaaattcatgagatcatctcacaagaaATCTACTCATAAATATGATatagatttaaaataaatttagccAAACTTTATGAAAAGTTAAATATTCTAAAGCGATAAAATAGCATGTTTAGCATTTATTTCACGTGAAACGGTAAAGAGTAATCACATTTCGcacataattaaaaaatatatataatttctgTAGATATTTATTTCCGACAAATGAGCTATCTATCAACATCAATCACAAGATAATTTATATTATACTAATTGTTTGGTGTAAAAAACTGAAATTACACGGCTTTGTTTTATCTGCCGTTTGActtaaattctaaaatatttagatttaaaaataatacaCATTAATTTAGTATCCTTATTTTATATATAGATCTTTATAACCTAATCGATGTCTCATTTGTTAGAAATTAGACATTaatattgtaaggcccgagatttaattattgaaatcagacgtgattaattgacatgattgaggttatacgaacttgaataAAGAAGTCGGGCCATTCAGAGACCAAACTGGGTAAAGCATGTCAATTATGTAtattttgtacagaaatgttggcgcccgagcggtagaaaagaaccgcccgagcgccaatgcatcacaagaagggatttggacagaacgtctggcgcccgagcggtagtttttgactgcccgagcgccaggggatGGTAAGATGAGTAACcgggcagaaggttcggcgcccgggcaATAATTcctgaccgctcgagcgccgcttGAAAATGGTGAAAAAGATGACACGTAGCTTGACGTAcaacgtgtgtatatatatatatatatatattatatatatatatatatatacacacacacacacacacattacaAGCCTTAATCCCCTCAGAAGGCATAAACGAAGATCGAGAATTCttcaagaaaatccttacgccttttcacttagagatttgagatttgcgaacgatccgtccgtcagatttaaaatccgacttcggtatcgtgttTCTAGCAACGACAATTAAAACTGGACATTGGGTATGGACATATCAGAATTCatgacttcgtcttcgtcagaccgggaagacaaatgtataaataaatgttgattcgggattgcacaactcgagttaggtttgacttgagtttccctaaatcacatactttattttattgcattgatatttgcagattatcagattgatatgttaatctatcgacttagagcagagtcatAGTTGgagtctaggacagatcagcctagcagggcagaaccgccgagtctttgtcagaacagctaagactctagactttcggtgtatcgatgagcttaaatgtagatcgacttctattgtagatactcgatatagcatgcccaagtctaagtctttgacagaaccgcgaagactctagacttgTGGTGTATCGATGTGCTTAGATGTAGaccgacttctattgtagacattcgatacagcatgccgaagtctatattagatcgggatccctagattagaaatgagttaagataagataacaagaccttgatttaaatacagattggtattaatttatgtaatcagattatatacatgttttgatgtttggtcatgcttttatatatgttttatatgattgcatgtatacattatttatactgggatatttatatctcaccggagttatccggctgttgtcttgttttgtatgtgtgcatgacaacaggtggggcaggatcagggtccagaagacgaagagagatcgagattagagtggtgatcacggacttggatgtagataggttttattactagattgtagtagttgaacctagttgaactagatgcatattatataagatttgtattattataccagtttgtataatagattgattcccttaccttccgcattttaaaagacttaaaagaaaaattttagaccctttTTATCTTATTGATAATTAAACcctaaagatgattaagaagatgattagcgtccgggtccccacaacaggtggtatcagagcgatagatcctttagactgagatagaagagcatgagcggggtagattgagtttttttcccttgcatgtgattgctagcatgagatttattttaatgttgacttacattgtgtgtgctagcatgacattattctttactgctttaaaatacatgttatctaattatctgatttgaattggtaatatgtattattgagtatgaatcataTTTGATTcgcgatcagcagtaagatgatcaaaaAAAGATTGAAACAGATTTGTAGTATATGGAAACTAATGTTTTGATAAGCAGATATACCTccacggagaattccagaaagaggtagtatttcgactgaacagatagatgtatcagaaactcagatggaaataaagttgaaagagtttcagttatttcagccgccgattctgagtggtaccgagacgtctgaagattgtgagaactagtttgatgacatagaaatactgttcgatttacttggtTGTACAGATGAatagagagttaaaatggtga is part of the Primulina eburnea isolate SZY01 chromosome 1, ASM2296580v1, whole genome shotgun sequence genome and encodes:
- the LOC140827399 gene encoding E3 ubiquitin-protein ligase MBR2-like — protein: MQEERSTFNSFPETIDLNQGSFPNNTSIDYPSSWDNMVNPVENRLPNYMFASSDENIRCTNDTNNCGQRFCGWECGESSSSTKNLQDQASSDDPKTRLGRRPSFPDYFAARSEDKSFEQSHICSAGYVGNQVDGRCLSARNYNSNCGSLKVSSNHEYVRESGSYIKLGSSPPHIQYPCSLTDTQHIHNFNASSSHVGSSVGDSSMYMENNETSGPCFSTWGTSCKRKAIEGTSGQSYHGGSSSTNQRMEEMMMHSVSGCYKDPGNLGIASGPLNLSQLNDPEQLNPSDGVGVNVGVNRASPAFFPSPRIPTSEQCPAINFSVTSNLEHCESDPLETSRGTSARHSSVHSSQLLSRPILSTNSLELRSPFELPLNPTNIPYQSHSMHLNEVRGLPSHPWRESTLLDGGSSSSSVVFGERGSGANARSSYRTNSELPMIFPAPETRNYFHDQIDWSFAPGTSTSPRNHSSGSRSGPSSGGPDSSGAWLPHLNMASQIGQRLSEVAVAPWIPFLNIDSDSETQRSHSALFPSASSSSHEAASTSRAQHQPNQRSASFLTDIPDDDTSRRRALATVDRRHRLIRQVLNAMRRSVHLQAEDYMLIDPFVNGFVELHDRYRDMRLDVDDMSYEELLALEERIGNVSTGLDEEKISSSMQQKIYEATTVSPNLEPCCICQEGYVAGDGIGILDCGHDFHTICIKQWLILKNICPVCKMTALGT